In the Adlercreutzia equolifaciens DSM 19450 genome, one interval contains:
- a CDS encoding cysteine desulfurase family protein — MSNTAENLAAVERELAADVAMAEGRADAEDATLPEPAADFIYLDYAATAPLCAEAAGAMAPFQVPGPANLAVNANANALYGVGRAAFDLLESARRRAARALGARRPDEIVFTSGATEADDAAILGLVQAAAEQRRLTGQKDRALHVITSAIEHDAVLAPCRRLEAEGVRVTYLRPNRQGFIEVASLAEALTDDTVLVSVQAANSEVGAIQPIRELAELAHKRGALFHTDAVQALGKMPLDVQKLGVDAASFSAHKIGGPKGVGALYLKARTPFSPYLLGGGQESGRRSGTQNVAGITGFVAALEAAQEAEPEESARLRALRDRLYAAIAATDGIQPTVEVDAGSRDFLPNIVHGLADEWESETMVLRFDQLGICVAGGSACSSHSLEPSHVLRAMGITGDTSYNALRISMGRYTTEADIAAFEKALKKVLNW; from the coding sequence ATGAGCAACACTGCGGAAAACCTTGCGGCCGTCGAGCGCGAGTTGGCGGCCGATGTGGCCATGGCCGAGGGGCGCGCCGATGCCGAGGACGCCACCCTGCCCGAGCCGGCGGCGGACTTCATCTATCTGGACTACGCCGCCACCGCCCCCTTGTGCGCCGAGGCGGCCGGCGCCATGGCGCCCTTCCAGGTGCCCGGTCCGGCCAACCTCGCCGTGAACGCCAACGCCAACGCCCTGTACGGGGTGGGGCGCGCCGCTTTCGACCTTCTGGAAAGCGCCCGGCGCCGCGCGGCCCGGGCCCTGGGCGCCCGGCGCCCCGATGAGATCGTCTTCACCTCCGGCGCCACCGAGGCCGACGACGCGGCCATCCTCGGCCTTGTGCAGGCGGCCGCCGAGCAGCGGCGCCTTACCGGCCAGAAGGACCGCGCCCTGCACGTCATCACCTCCGCCATCGAGCACGATGCCGTGCTCGCGCCCTGCCGGCGCCTTGAGGCCGAAGGCGTGCGCGTCACCTACCTGCGCCCCAACCGCCAGGGCTTCATCGAGGTCGCGTCTCTCGCCGAGGCGCTCACCGACGACACGGTGCTCGTCTCGGTGCAAGCGGCCAATTCCGAGGTGGGCGCCATCCAGCCCATCCGCGAGCTAGCCGAACTGGCCCACAAGCGCGGCGCCCTCTTCCACACCGATGCCGTGCAGGCCCTGGGCAAGATGCCGCTCGACGTGCAGAAGCTCGGCGTGGACGCGGCCTCCTTCTCGGCCCACAAGATCGGCGGCCCCAAGGGCGTGGGCGCCCTGTACCTGAAGGCCCGCACTCCCTTCTCCCCGTACCTTTTGGGCGGCGGTCAGGAATCCGGTCGCCGCAGCGGCACCCAGAACGTCGCCGGCATCACCGGTTTCGTCGCTGCCCTGGAGGCGGCCCAGGAGGCCGAGCCGGAGGAGTCCGCCCGCCTGCGCGCCCTGCGCGACCGCCTCTACGCGGCCATAGCCGCCACCGACGGCATCCAGCCCACGGTGGAGGTGGATGCGGGCAGCCGCGACTTCCTCCCCAACATCGTCCACGGCCTGGCCGACGAGTGGGAGAGCGAGACCATGGTGCTGCGCTTCGACCAGCTCGGCATCTGCGTCGCCGGCGGCAGCGCCTGCTCCAGCCACTCCCTGGAGCCGAGCCACGTCTTGCGCGCCATGGGCATCACCGGCGATACATCCTACAACGCCCTGCGCATCTCCATGGGAAGATACACCACCGAGGCCGACATAGCGGCCTTCGAGAAGGCATTAAAGAAGGTACTAAACTGGTAA
- a CDS encoding histidinol-phosphatase, whose amino-acid sequence MELVNTHCHCVYSGHGIGSIAEYADAAAAAGLTTLAFTEHFPLSEAFDPDEYLSMRPPMVDAYLAEIDEARARYPQIEFVTGTEMDYLGALEDRQLTEGALAPFRFRLLSVHFIDGWAFDDPDQKARWTEPGAPDAIWRRYGELWCEAASNASLPYDAMSHPDLAKKFGYYPSFNLERLYDEMAEAARAGGRMVEVNTSGAYYACAEMFPAPGLLAAFRRAGVPCTVGCDSHDPVNVARDIERAYGLMYEAGYRSVTVPTATGDRRSITIE is encoded by the coding sequence GTGGAACTCGTAAACACCCATTGCCATTGCGTCTATTCCGGCCACGGCATCGGAAGTATCGCCGAGTACGCCGACGCCGCCGCGGCCGCCGGCCTGACCACCCTCGCCTTCACCGAGCACTTCCCGCTCTCTGAGGCCTTCGACCCCGACGAGTACCTCTCCATGAGGCCGCCGATGGTCGATGCCTACCTGGCCGAGATCGACGAGGCCCGCGCCCGGTACCCGCAGATCGAGTTCGTCACCGGCACCGAGATGGACTACCTCGGCGCCTTGGAGGACCGCCAGCTCACCGAGGGCGCTCTGGCCCCCTTCCGCTTCCGTCTGTTGTCGGTGCACTTCATCGACGGCTGGGCCTTCGACGACCCCGACCAGAAGGCCCGCTGGACGGAGCCCGGCGCACCGGATGCCATCTGGCGCCGCTACGGCGAGCTGTGGTGCGAGGCGGCTTCGAATGCGAGCCTGCCCTACGACGCCATGAGCCATCCTGACTTAGCGAAGAAGTTCGGCTACTATCCGAGCTTCAACTTGGAACGCCTCTACGATGAGATGGCCGAGGCGGCGCGCGCCGGCGGCCGCATGGTGGAGGTGAACACGTCGGGCGCCTACTACGCCTGCGCCGAGATGTTCCCCGCCCCGGGGCTGCTCGCCGCTTTCCGCCGCGCCGGCGTGCCCTGCACGGTGGGCTGCGATTCCCACGACCCGGTCAACGTGGCCCGGGACATCGAGCGGGCCTACGGGCTCATGTACGAGGCGGGCTACAGAAGCGTTACCGTCCCGACAGCCACAGGCGACCGCCGAAGCATTACCATCGAATAG
- a CDS encoding Nif3-like dinuclear metal center hexameric protein, giving the protein MGLFNKADKASTEALSKRGESHLAPRTFNMTIGGLEKALLKEFPAEDAEKWDRTGLLVGERSLPVTRVAVALDATPAAVAAAAEAGANVLLTHHPAFLEAPDGFAPEASALESPGAVVWAAIRNQVALMDFHTALDVSPAAARVLPGMLGLKFTLRFAEPLEGSRRKGYGQICEVPDNDGEPETLARLAARCMAVFGRAPRVWGAPDAAVRRVVTATGSAGSLAPALVAAGVDAVVCGEMKYHTALELAAAHVAVIELGHDVSELPLVAVLAEALARAGVPAEAVTLVDQSENWWTPEAVRV; this is encoded by the coding sequence ATGGGATTGTTCAACAAGGCCGACAAGGCCAGCACCGAGGCTCTTTCCAAGCGGGGCGAGTCCCATCTCGCGCCGCGTACGTTCAACATGACCATCGGCGGCCTGGAGAAGGCGCTGCTGAAGGAGTTCCCGGCCGAGGATGCCGAGAAGTGGGACCGCACCGGGCTTCTGGTGGGGGAGCGCTCGCTGCCCGTGACCCGGGTGGCCGTGGCCCTGGACGCCACGCCGGCTGCCGTGGCCGCGGCTGCCGAGGCTGGGGCCAACGTGCTTCTCACCCATCATCCGGCGTTTCTCGAGGCCCCCGACGGCTTCGCGCCCGAGGCGAGCGCCCTGGAAAGCCCGGGCGCCGTGGTGTGGGCCGCCATTCGCAACCAGGTGGCGCTCATGGATTTCCACACGGCGCTCGATGTGAGCCCGGCGGCGGCCCGGGTGCTGCCCGGTATGCTGGGGCTCAAGTTCACCCTGCGTTTCGCCGAGCCCTTGGAGGGTTCGCGGCGCAAGGGCTACGGGCAGATCTGCGAGGTGCCTGACAACGACGGCGAGCCCGAGACCTTGGCGCGCCTGGCGGCCCGCTGCATGGCGGTCTTTGGGCGCGCGCCGCGGGTATGGGGCGCGCCCGACGCTGCGGTGCGCCGGGTCGTCACGGCCACGGGCTCGGCGGGAAGCCTTGCGCCGGCGCTCGTCGCGGCCGGGGTGGACGCCGTCGTCTGCGGCGAGATGAAGTACCATACCGCGCTGGAGCTGGCGGCGGCGCACGTGGCCGTCATCGAGCTCGGCCACGATGTGAGCGAGCTGCCCTTGGTGGCCGTGCTGGCCGAGGCGCTGGCCCGCGCCGGCGTCCCCGCCGAGGCGGTGACGCTCGTCGATCAGTCCGAGAACTGGTGGACGCCGGAGGCCGTCCGCGTCTAG
- a CDS encoding zinc ribbon domain-containing protein, with product MEATRDDIEGLFELQRIDLEIKRLSKELDELPQRGIIVAARDKKTAVEAKSEQVAELKRATTKKITRIDDEDASLAKKEAGVQAAIDAAHGDFRNVEARTKELAGIVRRRATIAEDRAAVAAELDKISAMEAQISLALEEIGAKEQEAIDSFQKQGGDLKLAIAKLEAARGQVETKVSPQLLDVYNRTAARSGVAIGVLDGNRCGACRTVIDGGRLIDLRNQAPLGMCPSCKRLLVIA from the coding sequence ATGGAGGCTACGCGCGACGATATCGAAGGTCTGTTCGAACTGCAGCGCATCGATCTCGAGATCAAGCGCCTGAGCAAGGAGCTTGACGAGCTGCCCCAGCGCGGCATCATCGTGGCCGCCCGCGATAAGAAGACCGCCGTCGAGGCCAAATCCGAGCAGGTGGCCGAGCTCAAGCGCGCCACTACGAAGAAGATCACCCGCATCGACGACGAGGACGCGTCGCTCGCCAAGAAAGAGGCCGGCGTCCAGGCCGCCATCGACGCGGCCCACGGCGACTTCCGCAACGTGGAGGCCCGCACCAAGGAGCTGGCCGGCATCGTTCGCCGCCGCGCCACCATTGCCGAGGACCGCGCCGCAGTGGCCGCCGAGCTGGACAAGATCAGCGCCATGGAGGCCCAGATCTCGCTCGCCCTGGAGGAGATCGGCGCCAAGGAGCAGGAGGCCATCGACTCGTTCCAGAAGCAGGGGGGCGACCTCAAGCTCGCCATCGCCAAGCTGGAGGCGGCCCGCGGCCAGGTGGAGACGAAGGTCTCCCCGCAGCTTTTGGACGTCTACAACCGCACGGCGGCTCGCTCCGGTGTGGCCATCGGCGTGCTCGACGGCAACCGCTGCGGCGCCTGCCGCACGGTCATCGACGGAGGCCGTCTCATCGATCTGCGCAACCAGGCACCGCTGGGTATGTGCCCCTCGTGCAAGCGTTTGCTGGTGATCGCATAA
- the rpmB gene encoding 50S ribosomal protein L28 produces the protein MSKVCEVCGKHPVAGRSISHSHRVSNRMFRPNIQKITIRDAKGHVRRANVCTSCMKAGKVERA, from the coding sequence ATGTCGAAGGTTTGCGAAGTTTGCGGTAAGCACCCGGTTGCCGGTCGTAGCATCAGCCACTCTCACCGTGTGAGCAACCGCATGTTCCGTCCCAACATCCAGAAGATCACCATTCGCGACGCGAAGGGCCATGTCCGTCGTGCCAACGTGTGCACCTCCTGCATGAAGGCCGGAAAGGTGGAGCGCGCCTAG